In Notamacropus eugenii isolate mMacEug1 chromosome 1, mMacEug1.pri_v2, whole genome shotgun sequence, one genomic interval encodes:
- the IL1B gene encoding interleukin-1 beta, which translates to MAMVPEITCEEVDFYRDNDDCQFYEADGPNQKKGYFQHPDLCSKESLLEEDGIQLKFTSHPHQFHRTVMVVVAIEKMKHLNGVCSQLFQDNDLMNIFTSIFQEEHITFQNCDVYESDSTFRLVSSQDCTIQDANQKCLTLSNASELQAVHLNGHNISQQVIFSMKRLLGKIGSKKTHVVLCIKKNNLYLSCVKRGEKPILQLEQIDDFPTNNVETRFIFNKMEFNNTTEFESAEYPDWYISTSQVDGQPVFLGNIRGGKDITDFFLDDLS; encoded by the exons ATGGCAATGGTGCCTGAAATCACTTGTGAGGAGGTGGATTTTTATAG GGACAACGATGACTGTCAATTTTATGAGGCTGATGGTCCCAACCAAAAGAAG GGTTACTTCCAGCATCCTGATCTTTGCTCCAAAGAAAGTCTTCTGGAGGAGGATGGCATCCAGCTGAAATTCACCAGTCATCCCCATCAATTTCATAGAACTGTGATGGTAGTTGTTGCAATTGAGAAGATGAAGCATCTGAATGGAGTCTGCTCCCAGCTGTTCCAGGATAATGATTTGATGAATATATTCACAAGCATCTTTCAAgaag AACACATCACCTTCCAGAACTGTGACGTTTATGAGTCTGACTCCACGTTTCGGTTGGTATCCTCCCAAGATTGCACCATTCAAGACGCAAATCAAAAATGCCTGACCTTGTCCAATGCCAGTGAACTGCAAGCTGTCCATCTCAATGGACACAACATAAGCCAACAAG TGATTTTCAGCATGAAGCGCCTCCTTGGTAAAATAGGATCCAAGAAAACACATGTTGTCCTGTGTATCAAGAAAAATAATCTCTATCTGTCTTGTGTGAAGCGTGGCGAGAAGCCCATCCTGCAACTGGAG CAAATTGACGATTTCCCCACCAATAACGTGGAAACACGATTCATCTTTAACAAGATGGAATTCAATAATACAACTGAATTTGAGTCTGCAGAATACCCTGACTGGTACATCAGCACTTCCCAAGTGGATGGTCAGCCTGTCTTCCTGGGGAACATACGCGGGGGCAAGGACATAACTGACTTCTTTTTGGATGATCTCTCTTAA